Genomic window (Armatimonadota bacterium):
ATAAGTAAACCCGTCTGGTAGCCCGTTACAGACTTGATCCAGGATGGAATCTGGCTCCTCGGTGCGCGGATTGTCGCTGGTAACGATTACAACGTCTGAGTTTAGGGCAGCGGCAGCGGCCATGAGCGGACGTTTTGTAGCGTCCCGGTCTCCGCCGCAACCGAATACCGTAATCAGCCGTCCCGTCGTTACTTCCCGGGCGGCCGAAAGTAGCTTTTCTATGGCATCTGGAGTGTGGGCATAATCGACGATGACGCCGATTCCATGAGGGTTCTTGATCCCCTCAAACCGTCCGGGAACGGGGGTGACGGACGGGATGCACGCGGCAATCTCACTCACCGAATATCCGAGTGCGAGCACAGCTGAGATTGCGGAAAGAAGGTTTTCTACGTTGTACGACCCGCCAAGTTGGCTGTGGATCAGCACAGAGTCTCCTCGGAAACGGAGTTCCATCTCAATCCCGTCTACCCGAACCTCAATCGGAACTCCGACCAGATCGGTTTCGAGTCCAAAGTGAGTTCGGTAGCCAATTTTTGGCTCAGGAAGCTTCCTTGCCCACTCCGACCCGGTTTGATCGTCCAGATTGAGGCACTTGGTCAATGATTTGGTTGAAGGTAAATCCCCAAATAGCCGAAACTTTGCTCTCTCATACTCTTCCATCGAGCCATGAAAGTCGAGGTGATCTTGCGTCAGGTTTGTAAAGACCGCCACATCAAACTCAAACCCCTCAACTCGCTTTTGGGCGAGCGCGTGAGATGAGACTTCCATCACGGCCGCCTCGCACCCCGCGATCTGAGCGTCAATCAGCAGGTTGTAGGACTCAATCACAAAGGGCGTCGTGTTCGCCAACGGGCGAAGCTCGGAGCCAATTTTGAACCCGAGTGTGCCGATATAGGCACTAGGAAGACCAAGGGAATCGAGGAGTTGCTGAACGATCCATGCCGTCGTCGTCTTACCGTTCGTTCCAGTGATCCCGACCATTTTGAGGTCGCGAGTCGGGTGCCCGTAGAGGACATCGCAAAGTCGCCAGAGCGAATCCTCATAGTCTCTAAGCAGTACCGAGCAGGGCGCCAAATCGAGCCCCGTATCGGAAAAGACAACCACCCCTGTGGCCCCTGCCGCCAGAACATCCGCGATGAACTGGTAGGTGTCCGTTCGATCAGAAGGCATGGCTACGAAGAGATCACCCGGACGGATTTTGCGAGAATCCATGCTGAGTCTCGCAACGTCAGCGTCGCCTCGAAGCTCGTAGCCTTGGATCCCCGCAAGCGAAAGAAGCTCCGAAACAAGCATGGCTTACTGCTCTCGCGGGATGTTGAGGCGAGTGATGACTGACTTCGCAACATCCTTAAACACCGGACCCGCGACATCCGCCCCGTAAATCTTGCCCGCTTTCGGGTCGTCGATCATAACCAGAATCACTGCCTGGGGATTTCGTGCGGGAATCATGCCGACGAAGTTCGAGACATAACCCCGATTCTGACCCTTGGAGAACTTTTGTGCCGTACCTGTCTTGCCTCCGAGGCGATAGCCAGGAATCCGAAGGGTCGAACCGGTCCCAACGGAGGACATCACTCGCTCCATGCACTCCAGGGTGTAATCACATGACTGCTTCGAGAGAATCTGCTTGCCGCCGCGGATGGGTCGTTCGATACCATTCACACTTTTCACAAGGCGCAGAGGAACACGATTCCCATCGTTTCCGATTGCTCCGAACGCACCAGCGAGGGCAATCGGGGTGACACTCATCGCCTGACCGAATCCGAGGTTTGCAAGCTGAAGCGCCGGGTTGCCTTTGTCTCGATTGGCTCGAGACCGAATTTCGCCTTGAAGATCAAGACCCGTAGGGCTCTGAAGGCCCAGCTCCTGAATGTACTCAAAGAATCCGTCAACACCGATGGACTGCGACCAAGTCGCTGCGGCGACGTTACAGCTCTTTGCAATTGCCAAGGCGGGATCAACCGTTCCATGAGCTCGATTGCCGTGGTGCTCATCGCACCGAATTCGCGCTCTTGAGCCGATCATCAGTTGGCCGGAACAGTTCACCAGTTGTCCTTCCGAAATTGTTCCGTCGCTCACCGCTTTCGTCAAGGTGAGGATTTTGAAGGTTGAACCTGGCTCCAGAAGGTTTGTATAAGCGGGGTTCTTGCCATCAATCGGCGATAACCCCTGCTCGTTGGGATCCACGGCCGGCCACGACGCCACCGCCAGCACATCTCCGGTCTTGGGATCGGTTACGACCGCAACGCCGCTCGTCGCACGGTTTCTCTCCACAGCTCGCCGAACCGATAGCGAAGCGGCAGCTTGAATCTCACTGTCGATCGTAGTCACGACCTTCGCTCCGTCCTGTTTCACCACTTCCGGGGATTCGGAGCGCATTGGCAAAAACTCCCCGTTCTTATCTTGCAAGCCGGTCTGCTTGCCGTCGCGGCCGCCAAGAATGTTATTCAAAGAGGCTTCCAACCCGAAGCGCTGAACATTTTCACCTTCCTTGCCGCTGACGTGCTGCCGACCGACAAGGCCACTGGCCAACGCGCTAAGTGGATAGTTTCTGGCAGCAAGCTCGGTCAGAGTGATTCCAGCTGCGTCGAAGTCCTTTTTGACTTGTGCGACCTTCGACATTTGGAACTCGCTAAGCGTAATCGACCAGTCGCGTCCACCTTTCTGTTGATCTGCGAATTCGTGGGCGGGGATTCCGGATGCTTCCGAGAGGGCAATTGCGAAGCCAGGGGTATGAGGCACCTTCCCAAGGTCAACCTGGAGTCGCCACTGTTTCCAGTCTTGGGCCAGAGGCTTCCCGTCCGCCGTTTGGATCGTCCCTCGTTTCGCACGTGTTGTCTTCGTGACTTCGTATTTGCGAACGTCATTTGCCAGGTCTATCGTCTTCTGCTTCTCGAAAACTTGAAGTTTGACCTGCGACAGCGCAGTTCCCCCGAATAGGATCAGCATCCCGACGGGGGCGATATTGACTTTTTTCTTAGCGGCTCGCGACATAGGTCTTCTTCAAATCGAGTTGAGACCAGCCTCGTGATCGCGCCCAGTCCATCACGTTTTTCATCGATCCATCAACCGCGCTGGCGGTTCGATGCTCAAGCTCGCTCTCTCGCACCTGAGTAAGGACGGGTGAGAGCGCCTTGACGGATGCTCTTTGTGACTCCATCATCACGTGACCCGAGATCGCTCCAATGACGTAGGTGGCGACGAAGACCAAACCGAATACCCATGAACCTT
Coding sequences:
- a CDS encoding UDP-N-acetylmuramoyl-L-alanyl-D-glutamate--2,6-diaminopimelate ligase; the protein is MLVSELLSLAGIQGYELRGDADVARLSMDSRKIRPGDLFVAMPSDRTDTYQFIADVLAAGATGVVVFSDTGLDLAPCSVLLRDYEDSLWRLCDVLYGHPTRDLKMVGITGTNGKTTTAWIVQQLLDSLGLPSAYIGTLGFKIGSELRPLANTTPFVIESYNLLIDAQIAGCEAAVMEVSSHALAQKRVEGFEFDVAVFTNLTQDHLDFHGSMEEYERAKFRLFGDLPSTKSLTKCLNLDDQTGSEWARKLPEPKIGYRTHFGLETDLVGVPIEVRVDGIEMELRFRGDSVLIHSQLGGSYNVENLLSAISAVLALGYSVSEIAACIPSVTPVPGRFEGIKNPHGIGVIVDYAHTPDAIEKLLSAAREVTTGRLITVFGCGGDRDATKRPLMAAAAALNSDVVIVTSDNPRTEEPDSILDQVCNGLPDGFTYERIADRPAAIKRAIQSAKRGDTVAIAGKGHEDYQIIGHEKIHMDDRELAREALSELLAK
- a CDS encoding penicillin-binding protein 2, encoding MSRAAKKKVNIAPVGMLILFGGTALSQVKLQVFEKQKTIDLANDVRKYEVTKTTRAKRGTIQTADGKPLAQDWKQWRLQVDLGKVPHTPGFAIALSEASGIPAHEFADQQKGGRDWSITLSEFQMSKVAQVKKDFDAAGITLTELAARNYPLSALASGLVGRQHVSGKEGENVQRFGLEASLNNILGGRDGKQTGLQDKNGEFLPMRSESPEVVKQDGAKVVTTIDSEIQAAASLSVRRAVERNRATSGVAVVTDPKTGDVLAVASWPAVDPNEQGLSPIDGKNPAYTNLLEPGSTFKILTLTKAVSDGTISEGQLVNCSGQLMIGSRARIRCDEHHGNRAHGTVDPALAIAKSCNVAAATWSQSIGVDGFFEYIQELGLQSPTGLDLQGEIRSRANRDKGNPALQLANLGFGQAMSVTPIALAGAFGAIGNDGNRVPLRLVKSVNGIERPIRGGKQILSKQSCDYTLECMERVMSSVGTGSTLRIPGYRLGGKTGTAQKFSKGQNRGYVSNFVGMIPARNPQAVILVMIDDPKAGKIYGADVAGPVFKDVAKSVITRLNIPREQ